In Acanthopagrus latus isolate v.2019 chromosome 16, fAcaLat1.1, whole genome shotgun sequence, one DNA window encodes the following:
- the letm1 gene encoding mitochondrial proton/calcium exchanger protein isoform X6, with protein MALILFTRSRAPLMKTSRSLKSEFRKGKLQDGACFNCTALRLSSQKLDGLRLGSLSQVSSFSPSLPLSDVYVGPCQSPDSQRLYCAFLLGASPSPYPAITAGAQWTIARPQDIAGVRWIHTSRRRWDDSKVEKSLRSLKDKTKKLEEGGPVYSPTLDAEPVRRTIRQRVLDEIKHYYHGFRLLWIDTTIAGRMLWRVLNGHPLSRRERRQFLRTCADVFRLLPFLVFIIVPFMEFLLPVALKLFPNMLPSTFETQSKKEERLKTELRVKLEMAKFLQDTIEEIALRNKAAQGNVTEEFSTFFQKIRDSGERPSNEQILKFSKLFEDELTLDNLTRPQLVALCRLLELQSIGTNNFLRFQLIMKLRAIRADDKLIAEEGVASLNVNEVQAACRVRGMRSLGVTEERLREQLVQWLELHLKQQIPTSLLLLSRAMYLPDTLSPADQLKTTLQTLPEMVTKEAQLMVAEMELSKVDNKTKLETTLREEEAIRQDNKDREMERLADAAEKAAREGELELEAEPKKADAAALSETLRDTAPVIEGIKGEEITKEEIDMLSDACSKLKEQKRLLTLEKEELEELKDDVQEYNEDLEEIKKELSKTGQEKAIEESKASQRLSKRVNRMIGRIDKIILELEKDKVILDGQMDSGTTPPVGLFYTFRENLISIDELISVMRQIQSIPEHKLQSIADALDDNKDGKIDIDDVIKVVELIDKEDLDISTSQVADIMVMLQKEEKLMEKEKAKEKAEKEKAATLNS; from the exons gGAAACTACAAGATGGTGCCTGTTTCAACTGCACAGCGCTCAGACTCTCCAGTCAGAA ACTCGATGGGCTCAGACTCGGCAGCTTGTCCCAGGTCTCGTCCTTCAGTCCTTCCCTCCCCCTGTCAGACGTCTACGTGGGCCCCTGCCAGAGCCCAGACTCGCAGCGTCTCTACTGCGCCTTTTTGTTGGGGGCCTCCCCTTCACCGTACCCTGCAATCACAGCTGGGGCCCAGTGGACGATAGCACGACCGCAGGACATCGCCGGTGTTCGGTGGATACACACCTCCAGGAGGAGATGGGACGACTCGAAGGTGGAGAAGTCGCTGCGTTCGTTAAAGGACAAGAcgaagaagctggaggagggagggccgGTGTACAGCCCCACGCTGGACGCAGAACCTGTGAGAAGGACGATCCGACAGCGGGTTCTAGACGAAATCAAACACTACTATCACGGCTTCAGGCTGCTGTGGATTGACACCACCATCGCGGGCAGAATGCTGTGGAGGGTGCTGAACGGACATCCGCTGTCCCGCCGCgagaggagacag TTCCTCAGAACATGTGCTGACGTCTTCAGACTTCTTCCCTTCCTGGTGTTCATCATCGTCCCCTTCATGGAGTTCCTGCTTCCTGTAGCTCTGAAACTCTTCCCCAACATGCTGCCGTCCACCTTCGAGACACAGTCAAAGAAG gaggagAGATTAAAAACGGAGCTGAGAGTCAAACTGGAGATGGCCAAGTTCTTACAGGACACCATCGAGGAGATCGCTCTGAGGAACAAGGCTGCCCAGGGAAATGTGACGGAGGAGTTCTCCACCTTCTTCCAGAAG ATTCGGGACTCTGGTGAACGTCCCAGTAATGAGCAGATCCTGAAGTTCTCCAAACTGTTCGAGGACGAGCTGACGCTGGACAACCTGACCCGACCTCAGCTGGTGGCTCTCTGCCGTCTCCTGGAGCTGCAGTCCATCGGGACCAACAACTTCCTCCGCTTCCAGCTCATCATGAAGCTGAGAGCCATCCGTGCAGACGACAAG CTCATTGCGGAGGAAGGGGTGGCGAGTCTGAACGTGAACGAGGTGCAGGCGGCCTGTCGTGTCAGAGGGATGAGATCGCTCGGAGTTACGGAGGAACGACTGAGAGAGCAGCTCGTCCAG TGGCTGGAGCTGCACCTGAAACAGCAGATCCCcacgtctctgctgctgctgtcccgAGCCATGTACCTCCCCGACACACTTTCCCCCGCAGACCAGCTGAAGACGACCCTGCAGACGCTGCCGGAGATGGTG ACAAAGGAGGCCCAGCTGATGGTGGCAGAGATGGAGCTCTCCAAAGTCGACAACAAGACTAAGTTGGAGACGACACtacgggaggaggaggcgatACGCCAGGACAACAAGGACCGGGAGATGGAGAGACTGGCGGATGCTGCAGAGAAAGCTGCCAGG GAGGGAGAGTTGGAGCTTGAAGCAGAGCCAAAAAAAGCTGACGCAGCTGCTCTCTCAGAGACGCTGAGGGATACGGCGCCAGTCATCGAAGGAATCAAG ggtgAGGAGATCACCAAAGAAGAGATCGACATGTTGAGTGATGCGTGCTCAAAGCTGAAGGAGCAGAAGAGGCTGTTGACTCTGGAGAAAGAAGAGTTGGAGGAACTGAAGGACGATGTTCAGGAATACAACGAG gatCTGGAGGAGATAAAGAAGGAGCTCTCTAAGACCGGCCAAGAAAAGGCGATCGAGGAGTCAAAGGCGAGCCAGCGTCTGTCGAAGAGGGTGAACCGTATGATCGGTCGCATCGACAAGATCAtcctggagctggagaaggacaAGGTGATCCTGGACGGACAGATGGACAGTGGTACCACCCCACCTGTCGG TCTGTTCTACACCTTCAGGGAGAATCTCATCAGCATCGACGAGCTGATCAGCGTCATGCGGCAGATCCAGAGCATTCCAGAGCACAAGCTGCAGAGCATCGCCGACGCTCTCGACGACAACAAGGACGGGAAGATTGACATCGACGACGTCATCAAA GTGGTGGAACTGATCGACAAGGAGGACTTGGACATCTCCACCTCTCAGGTGGCTGACATCATGGTGATGctgcagaaggaggagaagctgatgGAGAAGGAAAAGGCCAAAGAGAAGGCGGAGAAGGAAAAGGCAGCCACACTCAACAGCTAA
- the letm1 gene encoding mitochondrial proton/calcium exchanger protein isoform X7: MALILFTRSRAPLMKTSRSLKSEFRKGKLQDGACFNCTALRLSSQKLDGLRLGSLSQVSSFSPSLPLSDVYVGPCQSPDSQRLYCAFLLGASPSPYPAITAGAQWTIARPQDIAGVRWIHTSRRRWDDSKVEKSLRSLKDKTKKLEEGGPVYSPTLDAEPVRRTIRQRVLDEIKHYYHGFRLLWIDTTIAGRMLWRVLNGHPLSRRERRQFLRTCADVFRLLPFLVFIIVPFMEFLLPVALKLFPNMLPSTFETQSKKEERLKTELRVKLEMAKFLQDTIEEIALRNKAAQGNVTEEFSTFFQKIRDSGERPSNEQILKFSKLFEDELTLDNLTRPQLVALCRLLELQSIGTNNFLRFQLIMKLRAIRADDKLIAEEGVASLNVNEVQAACRVRGMRSLGVTEERLREQLVQWLELHLKQQIPTSLLLLSRAMYLPDTLSPADQLKTTLQTLPEMVTKEAQLMVAEMELSKVDNKTKLETTLREEEAIRQDNKDREMERLADAAEKAAREGELELEAEPKKADAAALSETLRDTAPVIEGIKGEEITKEEIDMLSDACSKLKEQKRLLTLEKEELEELKDDVQEYNEDLEEIKKELSKTGQEKAIEESKASQRLSKRVNRMIGRIDKIILELEKDKVILDGQMDSGTTPPVGENLISIDELISVMRQIQSIPEHKLQSIADALDDNKDGKIDIDDVIKVVELIDKEDLDISTSQVADIMVMLQKEEKLMEKEKAKEKAEKEKAATLNS, encoded by the exons gGAAACTACAAGATGGTGCCTGTTTCAACTGCACAGCGCTCAGACTCTCCAGTCAGAA ACTCGATGGGCTCAGACTCGGCAGCTTGTCCCAGGTCTCGTCCTTCAGTCCTTCCCTCCCCCTGTCAGACGTCTACGTGGGCCCCTGCCAGAGCCCAGACTCGCAGCGTCTCTACTGCGCCTTTTTGTTGGGGGCCTCCCCTTCACCGTACCCTGCAATCACAGCTGGGGCCCAGTGGACGATAGCACGACCGCAGGACATCGCCGGTGTTCGGTGGATACACACCTCCAGGAGGAGATGGGACGACTCGAAGGTGGAGAAGTCGCTGCGTTCGTTAAAGGACAAGAcgaagaagctggaggagggagggccgGTGTACAGCCCCACGCTGGACGCAGAACCTGTGAGAAGGACGATCCGACAGCGGGTTCTAGACGAAATCAAACACTACTATCACGGCTTCAGGCTGCTGTGGATTGACACCACCATCGCGGGCAGAATGCTGTGGAGGGTGCTGAACGGACATCCGCTGTCCCGCCGCgagaggagacag TTCCTCAGAACATGTGCTGACGTCTTCAGACTTCTTCCCTTCCTGGTGTTCATCATCGTCCCCTTCATGGAGTTCCTGCTTCCTGTAGCTCTGAAACTCTTCCCCAACATGCTGCCGTCCACCTTCGAGACACAGTCAAAGAAG gaggagAGATTAAAAACGGAGCTGAGAGTCAAACTGGAGATGGCCAAGTTCTTACAGGACACCATCGAGGAGATCGCTCTGAGGAACAAGGCTGCCCAGGGAAATGTGACGGAGGAGTTCTCCACCTTCTTCCAGAAG ATTCGGGACTCTGGTGAACGTCCCAGTAATGAGCAGATCCTGAAGTTCTCCAAACTGTTCGAGGACGAGCTGACGCTGGACAACCTGACCCGACCTCAGCTGGTGGCTCTCTGCCGTCTCCTGGAGCTGCAGTCCATCGGGACCAACAACTTCCTCCGCTTCCAGCTCATCATGAAGCTGAGAGCCATCCGTGCAGACGACAAG CTCATTGCGGAGGAAGGGGTGGCGAGTCTGAACGTGAACGAGGTGCAGGCGGCCTGTCGTGTCAGAGGGATGAGATCGCTCGGAGTTACGGAGGAACGACTGAGAGAGCAGCTCGTCCAG TGGCTGGAGCTGCACCTGAAACAGCAGATCCCcacgtctctgctgctgctgtcccgAGCCATGTACCTCCCCGACACACTTTCCCCCGCAGACCAGCTGAAGACGACCCTGCAGACGCTGCCGGAGATGGTG ACAAAGGAGGCCCAGCTGATGGTGGCAGAGATGGAGCTCTCCAAAGTCGACAACAAGACTAAGTTGGAGACGACACtacgggaggaggaggcgatACGCCAGGACAACAAGGACCGGGAGATGGAGAGACTGGCGGATGCTGCAGAGAAAGCTGCCAGG GAGGGAGAGTTGGAGCTTGAAGCAGAGCCAAAAAAAGCTGACGCAGCTGCTCTCTCAGAGACGCTGAGGGATACGGCGCCAGTCATCGAAGGAATCAAG ggtgAGGAGATCACCAAAGAAGAGATCGACATGTTGAGTGATGCGTGCTCAAAGCTGAAGGAGCAGAAGAGGCTGTTGACTCTGGAGAAAGAAGAGTTGGAGGAACTGAAGGACGATGTTCAGGAATACAACGAG gatCTGGAGGAGATAAAGAAGGAGCTCTCTAAGACCGGCCAAGAAAAGGCGATCGAGGAGTCAAAGGCGAGCCAGCGTCTGTCGAAGAGGGTGAACCGTATGATCGGTCGCATCGACAAGATCAtcctggagctggagaaggacaAGGTGATCCTGGACGGACAGATGGACAGTGGTACCACCCCACCTGTCGG GGAGAATCTCATCAGCATCGACGAGCTGATCAGCGTCATGCGGCAGATCCAGAGCATTCCAGAGCACAAGCTGCAGAGCATCGCCGACGCTCTCGACGACAACAAGGACGGGAAGATTGACATCGACGACGTCATCAAA GTGGTGGAACTGATCGACAAGGAGGACTTGGACATCTCCACCTCTCAGGTGGCTGACATCATGGTGATGctgcagaaggaggagaagctgatgGAGAAGGAAAAGGCCAAAGAGAAGGCGGAGAAGGAAAAGGCAGCCACACTCAACAGCTAA
- the letm1 gene encoding mitochondrial proton/calcium exchanger protein isoform X2 has product MALILFTRSRAPLMKTSRSLKSEFRKGKLQDGACFNCTALRLSSQKLDGLRLGSLSQVSSFSPSLPLSDVYVGPCQSPDSQRLYCAFLLGASPSPYPAITAGAQWTIARPQDIAGVRWIHTSRRRWDDSKVEKSLRSLKDKTKKLEEGGPVYSPTLDAEPVRRTIRQRVLDEIKHYYHGFRLLWIDTTIAGRMLWRVLNGHPLSRRERRQFLRTCADVFRLLPFLVFIIVPFMEFLLPVALKLFPNMLPSTFETQSKKEERLKTELRVKLEMAKFLQDTIEEIALRNKAAQGNVTEEFSTFFQKIRDSGERPSNEQILKFSKLFEDELTLDNLTRPQLVALCRLLELQSIGTNNFLRFQLIMKLRAIRADDKLIAEEGVASLNVNEVQAACRVRGMRSLGVTEERLREQLVQWLELHLKQQIPTSLLLLSRAMYLPDTLSPADQLKTTLQTLPEMVTKEAQLMVAEMELSKVDNKTKLETTLREEEAIRQDNKDREMERLADAAEKAAREGELELEAEPKKADAAALSETLRDTAPVIEGIKFGQWQTFLHYQGEEITKEEIDMLSDACSKLKEQKRLLTLEKEELEELKDDVQEYNEDLEEIKKELSKTGQEKAIEESKASQRLSKRVNRMIGRIDKIILELEKDKVILDGQMDSGTTPPVGLFFTKHSDATRENLISIDELISVMRQIQSIPEHKLQSIADALDDNKDGKIDIDDVIKVVELIDKEDLDISTSQVADIMVMLQKEEKLMEKEKAKEKAEKEKAATLNS; this is encoded by the exons gGAAACTACAAGATGGTGCCTGTTTCAACTGCACAGCGCTCAGACTCTCCAGTCAGAA ACTCGATGGGCTCAGACTCGGCAGCTTGTCCCAGGTCTCGTCCTTCAGTCCTTCCCTCCCCCTGTCAGACGTCTACGTGGGCCCCTGCCAGAGCCCAGACTCGCAGCGTCTCTACTGCGCCTTTTTGTTGGGGGCCTCCCCTTCACCGTACCCTGCAATCACAGCTGGGGCCCAGTGGACGATAGCACGACCGCAGGACATCGCCGGTGTTCGGTGGATACACACCTCCAGGAGGAGATGGGACGACTCGAAGGTGGAGAAGTCGCTGCGTTCGTTAAAGGACAAGAcgaagaagctggaggagggagggccgGTGTACAGCCCCACGCTGGACGCAGAACCTGTGAGAAGGACGATCCGACAGCGGGTTCTAGACGAAATCAAACACTACTATCACGGCTTCAGGCTGCTGTGGATTGACACCACCATCGCGGGCAGAATGCTGTGGAGGGTGCTGAACGGACATCCGCTGTCCCGCCGCgagaggagacag TTCCTCAGAACATGTGCTGACGTCTTCAGACTTCTTCCCTTCCTGGTGTTCATCATCGTCCCCTTCATGGAGTTCCTGCTTCCTGTAGCTCTGAAACTCTTCCCCAACATGCTGCCGTCCACCTTCGAGACACAGTCAAAGAAG gaggagAGATTAAAAACGGAGCTGAGAGTCAAACTGGAGATGGCCAAGTTCTTACAGGACACCATCGAGGAGATCGCTCTGAGGAACAAGGCTGCCCAGGGAAATGTGACGGAGGAGTTCTCCACCTTCTTCCAGAAG ATTCGGGACTCTGGTGAACGTCCCAGTAATGAGCAGATCCTGAAGTTCTCCAAACTGTTCGAGGACGAGCTGACGCTGGACAACCTGACCCGACCTCAGCTGGTGGCTCTCTGCCGTCTCCTGGAGCTGCAGTCCATCGGGACCAACAACTTCCTCCGCTTCCAGCTCATCATGAAGCTGAGAGCCATCCGTGCAGACGACAAG CTCATTGCGGAGGAAGGGGTGGCGAGTCTGAACGTGAACGAGGTGCAGGCGGCCTGTCGTGTCAGAGGGATGAGATCGCTCGGAGTTACGGAGGAACGACTGAGAGAGCAGCTCGTCCAG TGGCTGGAGCTGCACCTGAAACAGCAGATCCCcacgtctctgctgctgctgtcccgAGCCATGTACCTCCCCGACACACTTTCCCCCGCAGACCAGCTGAAGACGACCCTGCAGACGCTGCCGGAGATGGTG ACAAAGGAGGCCCAGCTGATGGTGGCAGAGATGGAGCTCTCCAAAGTCGACAACAAGACTAAGTTGGAGACGACACtacgggaggaggaggcgatACGCCAGGACAACAAGGACCGGGAGATGGAGAGACTGGCGGATGCTGCAGAGAAAGCTGCCAGG GAGGGAGAGTTGGAGCTTGAAGCAGAGCCAAAAAAAGCTGACGCAGCTGCTCTCTCAGAGACGCTGAGGGATACGGCGCCAGTCATCGAAGGAATCAAG TTTGGACAGTGGCAGACATTCCTGCACTACCAG ggtgAGGAGATCACCAAAGAAGAGATCGACATGTTGAGTGATGCGTGCTCAAAGCTGAAGGAGCAGAAGAGGCTGTTGACTCTGGAGAAAGAAGAGTTGGAGGAACTGAAGGACGATGTTCAGGAATACAACGAG gatCTGGAGGAGATAAAGAAGGAGCTCTCTAAGACCGGCCAAGAAAAGGCGATCGAGGAGTCAAAGGCGAGCCAGCGTCTGTCGAAGAGGGTGAACCGTATGATCGGTCGCATCGACAAGATCAtcctggagctggagaaggacaAGGTGATCCTGGACGGACAGATGGACAGTGGTACCACCCCACCTGTCGG ATTATTCTTTACTAAACATAGTGATGCCACAAG GGAGAATCTCATCAGCATCGACGAGCTGATCAGCGTCATGCGGCAGATCCAGAGCATTCCAGAGCACAAGCTGCAGAGCATCGCCGACGCTCTCGACGACAACAAGGACGGGAAGATTGACATCGACGACGTCATCAAA GTGGTGGAACTGATCGACAAGGAGGACTTGGACATCTCCACCTCTCAGGTGGCTGACATCATGGTGATGctgcagaaggaggagaagctgatgGAGAAGGAAAAGGCCAAAGAGAAGGCGGAGAAGGAAAAGGCAGCCACACTCAACAGCTAA